The following are encoded in a window of Microcaecilia unicolor chromosome 14, aMicUni1.1, whole genome shotgun sequence genomic DNA:
- the LOC115457207 gene encoding olfactory receptor 6-like gives MVRRNSTTFKEFILLGFPVSPDMQILLFVLFLISYLLTLTSNAIIILLIWLNSQLHKPMYFFLGNLAFLEMWYVTVIVPKMLANFLAHDKTISFVACMTQLYFFLGLACTECVLLAVMAFDRYVAICNPLRYPVIMTSHLCLQAAIASWISGFTIAVFKVYFISGVDVCRSNVINHYFCDVSPLLNLSCSDKGKAELVDFIFAVIITIFPLIFILTSYICIIKSVLRIPTTNGKKKAFSTCGSHLTVVIIFFGTTIFIYARPKAIYSFDSNKLVSLSYTSITPLLNPIIYCLRSNEMKEAWRRTMCNERRA, from the coding sequence ATGGTTAGAAGAAATAGCACCACATTCAAAGAGTTCATCCTTCTTGGGTTTCCTGTATCTCCAGACATGCAAATCCTTCTCTTCGTGCTCTTTCTGATCAGCTACCTATTGACGCTGACATCAAATGCCATTATCATCTTATTAATTTGGTTAAACTCCCAACTTCACAAACCTATGTACTTCTTCCTAGGTAACCTGGCCTTCTTGGAGATGTGGTATGTCACAGTCATAGTGCCAAAGATGTTGGCCAACTTCTTAGCACATGATAAAACCATTTCCTTTGTTGCTTGTATGACCcagttatatttttttcttggccTGGCTTGCACTGAATGCGTCCTCCTGGCCGTGATGGCCTTCGACCGCTACGTGGCCATTTGCAACCCTCTGCGCTATCCGGTGATCATGACCAGCCATCTTTGTTTGCAAGCAGCCATTGCATCTTGGATCAGTGGCTTCACTATCGCTGTGTTTAAGGTGTACTTCATATCTGGGGTGGATGTGTGCCGTTCCAATGTCATTAATCATTATTTCTGTGATGTCTCTCCACTCTTAAACTTATCTTGTTCGGATAAAGGAAAAGCAGAACTGGTGGACTTTATCTTTGCAGTGATAATAACAATATTTCCTCTCATATTTATATTAACATCATATATCTGTATTATAAAATCTGTGCTGAGAATCCCAACCACTAATGGGAAGAAGAAGGCTTTCTCTACCTGTGGCTCTCATCTAACTGTCGTCATTATATTCTTTGGGACAACAATATTTATATATGCCAGACCAAAAGCCATCTACTCATTTGACTCCAACAAGTTGGTATCGCTGTCCTATACCAGTATCACTCCCCTCCTGAATCCCATTATTTACTGCCTTAGAAGTAATGAAATGAAAGAAGCCTGGAGACGAACCATGTGCAATGAAAGGAGAGCATAA
- the LOC115457831 gene encoding olfactory receptor 6B1-like, giving the protein MENGNQTKVTEFILLGFPTVPELQVFFFILFLIGYLLTLLENIVIIVIIKVNYQLHKPMYFFLGNLSFLEMWYMTVTVPKLLAILMSEKETISITACMTQLYFFIALVCTECVLLAVMAFDRYVAICNPLRYTTVMSQRLCLQLATSSWLSGFLISLVKVYYISRLAFCQKNIINHFYCDISPLLNLACSDRTLAELVDFILALVILLIPLFATIASYACILMTILKIPTAKGRKKAFSTCASHFAVVAMFYSATIFMYARPRRISSFNSNKMVSVVYTIITPFLNPIIYCLRNKEVKEALKRSLHLSNAKSS; this is encoded by the exons ATGGAGAACGGAAATCAGACCAAGGTGACTGAATTCATTCTCTTGGGGTTCCCAACTGTCCCTGAGCTTCAGGTGTTCTTCTTCATACTCTTCCTTATTGGTTACCTACTGACACTTCTGGAAAATATTGTTATCATTGTCATCATTAAGGTGAACTACCAGCTCCACAAACCCATGTACTTTTTTCTGGGGAACTTATCTTTCTTGGAAATGTGGTATATGACTGTTACAGTCCCCAAGCTACTGGCCATCTTAATGTCAGAAAAGGAAACCATTTCTATCACTGCTTGCATGACACAGCTGTACTTTTTTATTGCCTTGGTCTGCACAGAATGCGTTCTCCTAGCAGTCATGGCCTTTGATCGTTATGTTGCGATTTGCAATCCACTACGGTATACCACTGTGATGAGCCAACGACTCTGTCTCCAGCTGGCTACCAGCTCATGGCTCAGCGGCTTCTTGATCTCCTTGGTCAAAGTTTACTACATATCGAGGTTGGCCTTCTGTCAAAAAAACATAATCAACCACTTCTATTGTGACATCTCACCTCTCTTGAACTTGGCCTGCAGTGATAGGACTCTTGCAGAACTGGTGGACTTTATCTTGGCACTCGTCATCCTGTTGATCCCTCTATTTGCCACCATCGCATCCTACGCATGCATACTCATGACTATCTTAAAAATCCCAACTGCTAAGGGGCGGAAAAAGGCTTTCTCCACCTGTGCTTCTCATTTTGCTGTGGTGGCTATGTTCTACTCAGCTACAATTTTCATGTATGCGAGGCCCAGGCGGATAAGCTCTTTCAATTCCAATAAAATGGTCTCAGTTGTTTATACGATCATAACACCATTCTTAAATCCTATAATCTACTGCCTGAGAAATAAGGAAGTGAAGGAGGCCTTGAAGAGAT ctctacatctaagcaatgctaagagttcttag
- the LOC115457208 gene encoding olfactory receptor 6M1-like, which translates to MRNRSAQISFQLLGFSIIPQLQVMLFFIFLAIYILTVLANITIIMLVRVDHRLHSPMYLLLGHLSFLEIWYTSTIVPKLLANLMQNKTISLPGCLTQIYFYFSLGSTEFFLLGLMAVDRYLAICNPLHYAIIINGRVCLQATTACWSVAFVAVFFLVILISQLPFCGTEVNHFFCDIPPLLRLCCLDTQVVEKVVFLFACFIILSSFLVTIISYVFIISTILKISSTKGRHKTFSTCASHFTVVVILYGTVIFIYVRPSVAYALDINKVVGLLNTVVTPLLNPIIYCLRNKEVKEAQKKLLKKLAHLSWKGTTHPIT; encoded by the coding sequence ATGAGGAACCGCAGTGCTCAGATCAGTTTCCAGCTCCTGGGTTTCTCCATCATCCCTCAGCTCCAGGTCATGTTGTTCTTCATCTTTCTCGCCATCTACATTCTGACAGTGTTGGCCAACATCACCATTATCATGCTGGTGAGAGTAGATCACCGCCTGCACTCGCCCATGTACCTACTACTTGGCCACCTGTCCTTCCTTGAGATCTGGTACACATCCACCATTGTTCCTAAACTGCTCGCTAACCTGATGCAGAATAAAACCATTTCGTTGCCCGGGTGTCTTACACAGATCTATTTTTACTTCTCCCTAGGTTCTACTGAGTTTTTTCTCCTAGGGCTCATGGCTGTTGACCGCTACTTAGCCATTTGCAATCCCCTACATTATGCAATCATTATTAATGGAAGGGTCTGTCTTCAGGCCACAACAGCCTGCTGGTCAGTGGCCTTTGTGGCTGTTTTCTTCTTGGTGATCTTGATCTCCCAGCTACCCTTTTGTGGCACTGAAGTCAATCACTTCTTCTGTGACATTCCACCTCTGCTGAGATTATGCTGTCTGGACACTCAGGTGGTGGAAAAAGTTGTGTTTCTCTTTGCTTGCTTTATCATTCTCAGCTCCTTCCTGGTCACTATTATTTCTTATGTCTTCATCATCTCCACCATCTTGAAAATTTCTTCCACCAAAGGTAGACATAAAACTTTCTCCACTTGTGCTTCCCATTTTACGGTGGTGGTCATACTGTATGGCACAGTCATCTTTATCTATGTGAGGCCTAGTGTAGCCTATGCCCTGGACATCAACAAAGTCGTTGGGTTGTTGAACACTGTAGTGACACCACTGTTGAATCCTATCATCTACTGTCTGAGGAATAAAGAGGTGAAAGAAGCTCAGAAGAAACTGCTGAAAAAGCTCGCACATCTCTCCTGGAAGGGGACAACCCACCCCATAACATGA